The following proteins are encoded in a genomic region of Oceanisphaera profunda:
- the rnt gene encoding ribonuclease T, with product MTATATLTQLNERFRGYYPVVIDVETGGFNAKTDALLEIAAITLKMDKNGWLVPDQTFHFHVAPFEGANLEPAALAFTGIDPHSALRGAVSEREALDQIFKGIRKGLKANNCQRAIMVAHNASFDHGFVMAAAERADIKRNPFHPFVTFDTAALAGLALGQTVLAKACKAAGMKFDGKEAHSALYDTQKTTELFCLIVNRWKALGGWPLPPIETDTVGAEVTEADTLTQPQTAAAAQDNESL from the coding sequence ATGACGGCAACAGCAACTTTAACGCAGCTTAACGAACGCTTTCGTGGCTACTACCCGGTAGTGATCGACGTGGAAACCGGTGGCTTTAACGCCAAAACCGATGCCTTGCTTGAAATTGCCGCTATTACCCTAAAAATGGATAAAAATGGCTGGCTCGTGCCGGATCAAACGTTTCATTTTCATGTGGCACCCTTTGAAGGTGCCAACCTAGAGCCCGCCGCCCTCGCCTTTACCGGCATAGACCCCCACAGTGCACTACGCGGTGCTGTGAGTGAGCGTGAAGCACTGGATCAGATTTTTAAAGGGATTCGCAAAGGTTTAAAAGCCAATAATTGCCAGCGCGCCATTATGGTGGCGCACAATGCTTCTTTTGATCATGGTTTTGTGATGGCGGCCGCCGAACGTGCCGATATAAAGCGCAATCCTTTTCATCCCTTTGTCACTTTTGATACTGCTGCTCTGGCAGGTTTGGCACTGGGGCAAACCGTGCTGGCGAAAGCCTGTAAAGCGGCGGGCATGAAATTTGATGGTAAAGAAGCACACAGCGCACTCTATGACACGCAAAAAACCACTGAGTTATTTTGCTTAATCGTCAACCGCTGGAAAGCCCTCGGCGGCTGGCCATTGCCCCCCATAGAAACCGATACCGTCGGCGCCGAAGTAACCGAGGCAGACACACTGACGCAACCGCAAACAGCCGCGGCGGCTCAAGATAACGAGTCGCTGTAG
- a CDS encoding cupin domain-containing protein, whose protein sequence is MSHPRLSGHEPMLNMNFLESLSLPYHADHWQPSPANGVWRYPLEREQAESGHVTSLVRFEPGARFPEHLHPMGEEFWVLEGVFSDENGDYPAGTYARHPPGSRHGSFTEHGCTIFVKLNQFAIDDNQWVTVLPEQQLWISGSAGYRRLPLHHHNGVHTSVLHFPDGGTFPACCYKGGLELLVLTGSLTNTTLAARDTEFAIETSPENSTEKNDTFDRLSWLRFAPGSQPHLQVAADTQLWVRTGHLSPLS, encoded by the coding sequence ATGAGCCACCCTCGTCTGTCGGGACATGAACCGATGTTAAATATGAATTTCTTAGAGTCCCTTTCCCTGCCTTATCACGCCGATCACTGGCAACCTTCGCCGGCGAACGGTGTGTGGCGTTATCCCCTTGAGCGAGAGCAAGCTGAAAGCGGCCATGTCACCAGCCTAGTGCGCTTTGAGCCCGGCGCGCGCTTTCCTGAGCATCTGCATCCCATGGGTGAAGAGTTTTGGGTGTTGGAGGGCGTATTTTCCGATGAAAATGGCGATTATCCAGCGGGCACTTATGCGCGCCATCCACCGGGTAGTCGCCATGGCTCCTTTACTGAACATGGCTGCACTATTTTCGTTAAGCTCAATCAGTTTGCCATTGATGATAACCAGTGGGTAACCGTGCTCCCGGAGCAGCAATTATGGATCAGCGGATCGGCCGGTTATCGGCGTCTTCCGCTCCATCACCATAATGGCGTGCACACCAGCGTGCTGCACTTTCCAGACGGCGGCACCTTTCCGGCTTGCTGTTATAAAGGCGGATTAGAGCTGTTGGTATTAACGGGCAGCCTGACTAACACTACGTTAGCTGCAAGGGATACGGAGTTTGCTATTGAAACCAGTCCTGAAAACAGCACTGAAAAAAATGACACTTTCGATCGCTTAAGCTGGCTGCGCTTTGCGCCCGGTAGTCAACCGCACTTACAAGTAGCGGCAGATACCCAATTGTGGGTAAGAACGGGGCATCTTTCGCCTCTGTCTTAA